From a region of the Fischerella sp. JS2 genome:
- a CDS encoding potassium channel protein: MYSTLEQKYQRIQKDLMAGAIALGGVFLIGTIWYALVEGWSWQDAAYMTIITLATVGYSETRPLGDRGRLFTIALILMGVVTIGYIVNRFTEAVIQGYFQEGIRLRQVRRAMESLSGHYIICGFSRTGRQIATEFQAEGVSFVVIDSDVESVRKAQDQGYTIYQGDATLDETLLRVGIERATCIVAALPSDAENLYIVLSAKYLNPGIRAIARASTEEALQKLQRAGADAVISPYITGGKRMAAAALRPQVMDFVDGIISGTDRQLYMEEFLLDPKVCPVVGMTLGQARLRGQTGALILAVRRNDGTLIGGPTPDTVFMPADVLIAMGTPEQLRALNQLLGPIGSKQLRRPKKI; the protein is encoded by the coding sequence ATGTACTCAACTCTGGAACAGAAATATCAACGCATCCAAAAAGATTTAATGGCAGGGGCAATTGCTCTTGGTGGTGTCTTTCTGATTGGTACTATATGGTACGCCCTAGTAGAGGGTTGGTCATGGCAAGATGCAGCATATATGACAATCATCACCCTAGCTACTGTCGGCTACAGTGAAACAAGACCACTAGGCGATCGAGGACGACTATTTACCATCGCCCTCATTTTAATGGGGGTAGTCACTATCGGTTACATCGTCAACCGATTTACAGAAGCAGTCATTCAAGGCTACTTTCAAGAAGGAATTCGACTTCGACAAGTGCGACGGGCAATGGAATCTTTATCAGGGCATTACATCATTTGTGGATTTAGTCGGACTGGTCGACAAATTGCCACAGAATTTCAAGCAGAAGGCGTCTCTTTTGTGGTTATTGACTCTGATGTTGAATCTGTACGGAAAGCACAGGATCAGGGTTATACTATATACCAAGGTGATGCCACATTAGATGAAACCCTCCTTAGAGTAGGCATTGAAAGAGCAACTTGTATAGTTGCAGCCCTTCCTTCTGACGCAGAAAATTTATACATAGTTCTTTCCGCAAAATATCTGAACCCAGGCATTCGAGCGATCGCCCGCGCTAGTACAGAAGAAGCTTTGCAAAAGTTGCAACGCGCTGGTGCAGATGCTGTTATTTCTCCTTATATCACCGGTGGAAAGCGCATGGCGGCGGCGGCTCTCAGACCCCAAGTTATGGACTTTGTGGATGGAATTATCTCAGGTACAGACCGACAGTTATACATGGAAGAATTTTTGCTTGACCCAAAAGTTTGTCCGGTGGTAGGGATGACTTTAGGACAAGCCAGGTTACGAGGGCAAACAGGTGCATTGATACTTGCTGTGCGACGCAACGATGGCACTCTCATCGGCGGTCCTACTCCTGATACAGTATTTATGCCCGCAGATGTGTTAATTGCGATGGGTACACCAGAACAGCTGCGCGCCCTCAATCAACTTCTAGGGCCAATTGGTTCTAAGCAGTTACGGAGACCAAAAAAGATTTAG
- a CDS encoding transaldolase, with amino-acid sequence MSQTWLEQLQQITIVVADAGDIRAIENLKPQDAITSPALITAAAQMPEYEDIFHQTLLQAKQDAGAGGTIDQIVSLALDRLLVWFGQKILQTITGRVSIEIDARLCYDTEAIIAKARSLISLYEANNISRERILMKIASTWEGIRAAEVLEKQGIHCHLNLLFGIHQAIACAEAGVTLVSTLVGRIGDWFKKESGREFYPAARDPGVLLVSQFYNYYKKFGYPTQIMVACFRNIDQIGELAGCDLLAISPVLLKKLQSTTGELPRQLVPAHAAEAHFRKIHVDKYTFYNMHEADRMAYQKLEEGIVGMSKTLVALEKLLAQWLECLENKYINSCSCLSLGNIFRVYDFDGDGFISREEWTGIDAVFDALDVNHDGIITPEEMASGLGVAFHLSFNSLQVSDKSVR; translated from the coding sequence ATGTCTCAAACTTGGCTAGAGCAACTACAGCAAATAACCATTGTGGTTGCAGATGCGGGGGATATCAGAGCAATTGAAAATTTGAAACCACAAGATGCCATAACAAGTCCGGCTTTGATAACTGCTGCTGCTCAAATGCCTGAATACGAAGATATATTTCATCAAACTTTATTGCAAGCAAAGCAAGATGCAGGTGCAGGAGGAACAATAGATCAGATTGTGTCTTTGGCACTAGATCGTTTGCTTGTGTGGTTTGGACAGAAAATTCTCCAAACAATCACAGGTCGAGTATCAATAGAAATTGATGCACGGTTATGCTACGATACCGAAGCAATCATTGCCAAAGCACGTTCTCTTATTTCTCTGTACGAAGCAAATAATATTTCCAGAGAACGAATTTTAATGAAAATTGCCTCTACTTGGGAGGGTATCCGTGCAGCTGAAGTTTTAGAAAAACAAGGAATTCATTGTCATTTAAACTTACTATTTGGTATTCATCAAGCGATCGCCTGTGCGGAAGCTGGTGTGACTCTAGTTTCTACTTTGGTAGGGCGAATTGGAGATTGGTTCAAAAAAGAATCAGGACGTGAGTTTTATCCAGCCGCAAGAGATCCGGGAGTCTTATTAGTCAGTCAATTCTATAACTACTATAAAAAATTTGGCTATCCAACCCAAATTATGGTGGCTTGCTTTCGTAACATTGACCAAATTGGAGAGTTAGCAGGTTGTGACTTACTAGCAATTTCACCTGTGCTGCTGAAAAAATTGCAATCTACAACAGGTGAATTGCCGCGTCAACTTGTTCCGGCTCATGCTGCCGAAGCTCATTTCAGAAAAATACATGTTGATAAATACACTTTTTACAATATGCATGAAGCCGATCGCATGGCATACCAAAAACTAGAAGAAGGAATTGTTGGTATGTCAAAAACACTGGTTGCTCTAGAAAAACTTTTAGCACAATGGTTGGAATGTTTAGAAAACAAGTATATAAATAGCTGTAGCTGTCTAAGTTTAGGAAACATCTTTCGAGTCTACGACTTCGACGGTGATGGCTTCATCAGTCGTGAAGAGTGGACAGGAATCGATGCAGTATTTGATGCTCTAGATGTAAACCATGATGGGATCATCACTCCTGAAGAAATGGCAAGTGGATTAGGAGTAGCCTTTCACTTGTCATTCAATTCACTTCAGGTCTCCGACAAAAGTGTGAGATAA
- a CDS encoding aspartate aminotransferase family protein, whose product MSLETLVQQHPITSESGSALSSTFDADSFDAVVMSTYGRFPLALARGAGCRVWDTQGREYLDFVAGIATCTLGHAHPAMVEAVTRQMQKLHHVSNLYYIPEQGELAKWIVEHSCGDRVFFCNSGAEANEAAIKLARKYAHSVLQIERPIILTTHSSFHGRTLATITATGQPKYQKNFDPLVPGFHYVPYNDIAAVEAAISELDEGDYRVAAILIEPLQGEGGVRPGDVDYFQKLRQICDVTGVLLIFDEVQVGMGRSGKLWGYEYLGVEPDIFTSAKGLGGGVPIGAMISKKFCDVFQPGEHASTFGGNSLACGVALTVCQTLETENILQNVQQRGEQLRTGLKVLASKYPNHIVDVRGWGLISGMELKADIELTAGDVVKAAINEGLLLVPAGPKVIRFVPPLIVSEKEVETALQIVDRVMASVTAL is encoded by the coding sequence GTGAGCCTAGAAACTCTTGTTCAACAACACCCCATTACTTCAGAGTCAGGTTCTGCATTATCTAGCACCTTTGATGCTGATAGTTTTGATGCAGTTGTTATGTCTACCTATGGGCGGTTTCCCCTCGCTTTGGCACGGGGTGCAGGCTGCCGCGTTTGGGATACCCAAGGACGGGAATATCTTGATTTTGTTGCAGGAATCGCTACTTGTACCTTGGGACATGCTCATCCAGCGATGGTAGAAGCGGTAACACGGCAGATGCAAAAATTGCATCACGTTTCTAACTTATACTACATCCCCGAACAGGGAGAATTGGCAAAATGGATAGTTGAGCATTCCTGTGGCGATCGCGTGTTTTTCTGCAATTCAGGGGCAGAAGCTAACGAAGCTGCAATTAAACTGGCGCGGAAATACGCACATAGCGTGTTGCAAATAGAACGTCCCATTATTCTCACCACTCACTCCAGCTTCCACGGACGAACACTAGCAACTATTACTGCCACAGGACAGCCGAAGTATCAAAAGAATTTTGATCCCCTAGTACCGGGATTCCACTATGTACCTTACAACGATATTGCAGCAGTAGAAGCAGCAATTAGCGAATTGGATGAAGGTGATTACCGTGTTGCTGCGATTCTGATTGAACCATTACAAGGAGAAGGCGGAGTTCGTCCGGGAGATGTGGACTACTTCCAGAAATTGCGGCAAATTTGCGATGTAACGGGCGTCTTACTGATTTTTGATGAAGTACAAGTCGGGATGGGACGTAGTGGTAAGTTATGGGGTTATGAATATCTTGGCGTAGAACCAGATATCTTTACCAGTGCCAAAGGTTTGGGTGGCGGTGTTCCTATTGGGGCAATGATAAGCAAAAAATTCTGCGATGTCTTCCAACCAGGAGAACATGCTAGCACCTTTGGTGGCAATTCTTTAGCCTGTGGTGTGGCTTTGACTGTCTGCCAAACATTAGAAACAGAGAATATTTTACAGAATGTCCAACAACGGGGTGAACAACTGCGAACTGGTTTAAAAGTGCTGGCTAGCAAATATCCAAATCACATCGTTGATGTACGCGGTTGGGGTTTAATCAGTGGTATGGAATTAAAAGCAGACATTGAATTGACCGCAGGCGATGTCGTCAAAGCAGCTATTAACGAAGGTTTGTTACTTGTACCAGCCGGACCTAAAGTCATCCGATTTGTGCCACCCTTAATTGTCAGTGAAAAAGAAGTAGAGACGGCGTTACAGATTGTTGATCGGGTAATGGCGAGTGTAACTGCTTTATAA
- a CDS encoding glycine betaine ABC transporter substrate-binding protein has product MKRFLTLCFLSFALIVTLASCQTGKISSGGGDIVVASKGFTEQDILSELLAQQIAATTNLKVEQRRFTSALVTHNALVAGKVDAYVEYTGTAFVTILKQKDIKDPKLVYEKLKQAYAQKFKLAVMPPLGFENTFAMVIRGEDAKRYNLKTLSEAAEYTPKWRGGFGYEFMEREDGFPGLAKTYDLRFAQSPRIMDLGLIYRALLQKQVDMINGNSTDGQISRLGLVVLKDDKQYFPPYQAVAIARQQTLQKYPKLRTAISQLAGKISADEMQQMNYLVEGELRDIQEVVSEFRKSKGL; this is encoded by the coding sequence ATGAAAAGATTTTTAACGTTATGCTTTTTAAGTTTTGCTTTAATAGTTACGCTAGCTAGTTGCCAAACAGGGAAAATAAGTAGTGGCGGAGGGGATATTGTTGTTGCTTCTAAAGGTTTTACTGAACAAGATATTTTAAGCGAACTTTTAGCACAACAAATAGCAGCTACAACTAATTTAAAAGTTGAGCAACGTCGTTTTACTAGTGCTTTGGTGACTCATAATGCTTTGGTTGCTGGCAAAGTTGATGCTTATGTAGAGTATACAGGTACAGCATTTGTGACGATATTAAAACAAAAAGATATTAAAGATCCAAAACTTGTTTATGAAAAGTTAAAACAAGCCTACGCCCAGAAATTTAAATTGGCAGTGATGCCACCTTTGGGTTTTGAAAATACTTTTGCAATGGTGATACGTGGCGAAGATGCAAAGCGCTATAATCTAAAAACTCTCTCGGAAGCTGCTGAGTATACACCTAAATGGCGGGGTGGTTTTGGTTATGAATTTATGGAAAGAGAAGATGGTTTTCCAGGTTTAGCCAAAACCTATGATTTACGTTTTGCTCAATCTCCCCGGATTATGGATTTAGGATTAATATATCGGGCGCTATTGCAAAAACAAGTTGATATGATTAATGGTAATTCTACTGATGGTCAAATATCTCGTTTAGGGTTGGTTGTGCTAAAGGATGATAAACAGTATTTTCCGCCTTACCAAGCAGTAGCGATCGCACGTCAACAAACTTTACAAAAGTATCCTAAGTTAAGAACTGCTATATCCCAACTTGCTGGTAAGATTTCAGCTGACGAAATGCAGCAAATGAATTATTTAGTCGAAGGAGAATTGCGTGATATTCAAGAAGTTGTGAGTGAGTTTCGAAAATCGAAAGGATTATGA